From the Daphnia magna isolate NIES unplaced genomic scaffold, ASM2063170v1.1 Dm_contigs398, whole genome shotgun sequence genome, the window taaattggcaaaagaaattcgggaTGTTTACTGCCAGTTATCAAAGATAAAACGAACGCAAGCCATAATCTTAGCCCAAACAAATGGATTGCTTGCAGCCGCCGCACTCGGACTTCCAATGTGTACAAGGATATATGGTTTTGGTCAAGCCATGACATTGCAACAATGCGACCCAAAAAGGATATCACTATCAGCAAAAGAGACCAAGTGTGGgttccagccattttttgtttacggaaaaaacaactgtacaATCGGACTCGACGGATGGTCTATTCATCCGTATTCGGAGTGCTTTTGGAAATCCCAATTGATAAACATCAACGGATATCCTCATACGTGGCAACATAACGCCACAGCAGGAGACTGGATTAAACAAGAGGCGACCATACATACTTCAAATCTggatttaattgcagaatTCGAAGAACTGCACTTAAACAGTTTCGACTATGGATTAAGGAACCATCCAGCTCATGGAACcatggaaatggaacagctaAACATCTTAAATGACCTGGTGGGACGAATTAATGAAggagaaggcaaagagttacCTGACATCCTAGTAACAGAAGAGCAGGACAATCAAATCGGGAAcatgttttcctggtttgacacattaaaaattatgGCTCTCTCAGCGATAGGATTCATCCTATTTCTCATCTgtctaagaatttttattgcctgtAATCCTATTCCACGGATTAAGGAAAGCTTCAGACGACGCAAGCAATCACGTAACGTGAGCGAAAGTGATGGTCAAGAAATGGATTCAATGATACCAGAACCCATCTACAGCGCTGgaggagcaaatgaaaaaccgtTCATTAGGGAATTTGCACCTTTAATGACGTTAGCAAcagaaacaccaaaagaaaCCCTTACGTCGATAAACACACCAAGTgcaccaaagaaaggaaaattgtaccctatcgaagaattaaaatgggaaaacgagcaaaacaaggaatgtaCAGGTAGCCACACGACCTGCAGCTATGTCGTTGGATACGGAATGGTGTGGGAGGATCTATGCAGATGTACTCCAGAAGACCATTTAAAACgcacaattaacaaataacgttaaaaaaaaaaaaaaaaaaaaacaaccaaaaacaaccaaaaacaaaaagaaacaaagatgtagtaaaggattttatttccaatccgtaattaaaaaaaaaaaaaaaaaaaaacaaccaaaaaatcGTAGACGTagaaaaggattttatttccaatcagtagttaaaacaaaaacaaaaacaaaaacaaaatacaaaacaaaaccatagtGAAAAATAGAGTACACCGACGGAAAAGCAAATCAATCTTCCTCAGCAGAATCACtcaaatgattcaaaacaGCCAATCGGACTTGGCGGTGCTCAAGTCGTATTTGGATATCGGCATACGTCAACTCCGGATAAAAATTGGAAACCGAAGCTGAAGGATGATAAATATCATCTCCGGATTCTGCCCACCACAAGAACCGTGCGTGCAGCAGTGGAAGAACATCGCGAAGTCGGGCGTAGCCAGGATATTcactatataaaaaaaaaaaaatttttaaatttttttttaataataataataataataactaaaaagaaaatagaacaaaaataacaaaacaagaaaagaatcccatcaaacaagaaaaggataacacaaacgaaaaaaaaacggacttACTTGTAGTAAAAATCGTTACACCAAACCGGTTGCACCACGGATACGGGAGCAACGGGAAAGGATACACCACTCCGAACCGTGTTGAACAACTCATCGAACAACTGCACATCGGCAGTCGTAAAGCGACGAAATTCACAACACGGATTTTGGAAGATTAACGGGTGGAAAAGCGAAAAAGCCATTCTAATTTCAGCAAGATGCTGAGAAACGAAATCCAACGTATACATAATGACGGGAAATGGGggattcaaaaaaacaaacggcaAAGACAGTCAAGCGACAACTGAAGAACAAAGAAGACGCTACACCAGACTACTTTGATCGCCTTGACGcaatcttaataaaaaaaaaaaatataacaataataaaaaataataaaacaataaaagaggGGGGAAGAAATAACATTCCAAAGTCCATTttacaaaagagagaaatcgcGTACGAGACTGAAACTCCTTATAAGGAGGAGTCGTTAAAATCTAACATTTAcataaaaagtttttgtttgcaaaaaggagggatcaattaaagaaaacattcaCATATACTGTAGAAAAACTTCTCAGACTAGACTCAGACAGTTAAAAGACAaaggacataaaaaaaaaaaaaaaacaaaaaaacattgacattcAAAGTAGATTTCTTTAGTAGATAATCGTAAGCAACCTTGAGCATGTTAGGGGTAGGTACTCCAACTATATAACAGacaaacaagcaagaaaaaactttttagTTGTATTACCAACCTTCCACGGAAagatacatttaaaaaaaaaaaaaaaaaaatggacccaACCAAGAAAAACGTAGAACTAACAAATGTTGACTGGAGTGATGAAATCTTGATGACTTGGATTGAAGAAGATACTCCGCAATTGGAAATAAGTGAAACGCTACCAACAGGAAACGACTGGGAAGACGAACTCTTAGCTAATCTAATGGGTAATGAAGTTAAAAGTGATATACAAATTAGTGCGAACGCAAGTGAAAGTATGCAGATATCTCGGAATATAAGTATGGAAGAAGACGTAACAAGATACAGCAAAAGTGACAgtgattgtgaatttatgcaaaagaaaagatacagcaATAGTGAAAGCGATTGTGAATTTATACAAGAGAAAAGTTCTATATCACCatcagaaacggaagaagaagaaacatcatCGAGTAAAGTGGGTTACTACTACagtaaaatagaaagtgaCTTAGACCCATCGTCGTCAGACAGTGAAATGGCCGCCAACTGTAAGACAGTAAGTGTAatcaacaacgaagaagaacaggaaacgTGGTCCTTACCAGTTCCCTTAATTACACAAACGGCCTACTGTAAAAACtgtatgatgaaaacattcccAGCTATGGACACGGAGATAACGCGAAGAAGAATCGTCGCCAtaacgatgttgatgaaaggagaattcaactacaatttgctggaagtatcaagagaaatgatcagaaatcacctactagaagcaagagaaattgggaaaaacataaaacagattctggacactgttttccccaatggaacaacattattacacgggagtgtgataaaagaaagataCGATGTGACGGATATGTTCCTTCAATACGGAGCTGATAGCAATATTTACGAGGAGGGGATGACAATAGCACACCGAGCAGCAGCAGATAATAATGTCCATTTACTCCGTATTCTATCCCATCACGGTAATacattcaacatccaaaacagcatgggagagccaccattactagtggctatagctc encodes:
- the LOC123468645 gene encoding uncharacterized protein LOC123468645 — translated: MYTLDFVSQHLAEIRMAFSLFHPLIFQNPCCEFRRFTTADVQLFDELFNTVRSGVSFPVAPVSVVQPVWCNDFYYNEYPGYARLRDVLPLLHARFLWWAESGDDIYHPSASVSNFYPELTYADIQIRLEHRQVRLAVLNHLSDSAEED